One segment of Podospora pseudopauciseta strain CBS 411.78 chromosome 5 map unlocalized CBS411.78m_5.2, whole genome shotgun sequence DNA contains the following:
- a CDS encoding uncharacterized protein (EggNog:ENOG503PQV0), whose amino-acid sequence MVWKLVWAVDGVKQKEHGSQHHLSIRPFIKFEEPENESFTLLEVNHEARAAALRDNRYAIVPVLGKKIRAIVKQSLDFFNPDEASLFRLVQGWGSAQGPVNSITLADDMSFVRNGIMRQSSFETKITKGENYTLSPVISTF is encoded by the exons ATGGTGTGGAAGCTCGTTTGGGCCGTCGACGGCGTCAAGCAGAAAGAGCACGGAAGCCAACATCATCTGTCCATCAGACCATTTATCAAGTTCGAGGAGCCCGAAAATGAATCCTTCACTCTTCTTGAG GTCAACCACGAGGCTCGCGCGGCCGCCCTTCGCGACAACCGATATGCCATTGTTCCTGTTCTGGGAAAGAAAATTCGAGCGATTGTGAAACAATCGCTGGATTTCTTTAACCCCGACGAAGCCAGCTTGTTCCGTCTTGTGCAAGGTTGGGGGTCTGCTCAGGGCCCCGTCAATTCGATTACACTTGCAGATGATATGAGCTTCGTTCGGAACGGTATCATGAGACAAAGTAGCTTTGAGACTAAGATCACGAAGGGAGAAAACTACACTCTTTCGCCAGTCATTTCCACCTTTTAA
- a CDS encoding uncharacterized protein (EggNog:ENOG503P0P1; COG:S; MEROPS:MER0000440): MRALALLIICLVAVGLAHNSTSDEHTEGQKYHGESLAWTPCPVSPTLDGDHQLECSNLLVPMDQFNASNNGFNNEKHFNISLIRLRGKNATANGNINILLNPGGPGGSGMSLMYRWGVDISQVVGENFNLLSFDPRGVNASTPYVKCYPTPSNKTQASQNSWTGTDPYNLTESSGNWWASSIIYSQACKQTMGEHGEYINTPQTAADMNSILDAVGQEDLYYWGFSYGTILGQTYATMYPERARRVIIDGVANEFDWFTNWSDRESNDDTDKVFEGFVDECIKAGNQTCPLAQLAETKEELTEKLISTIWALREEPAPVYVNNTVSGLVGFSDVWNNAVFNALYNPLRWAPLATALTPLVQTGNATTFFLHYMLPSTAQSYNDYDEGDANDYIRYNDGVSGPALSPATPEELIPAVLEASNNTIFGSQQWPGYFNRRSWAVRKTTDFVPERGVRTAHPLLILSTTYDPVCPLISARSANDAFVGSRLVEVQGYGHCSLAVPSNCVNDIVRQYFVEGVLPESNVVCGPKLPLPYFPAENSTTGATSPVHTTGQAS, translated from the coding sequence ATGCGAGCACTAGCCCTTTTGATCATTTGtctggtggcggtgggacTTGCCCACAATTCCACATCTGATGAACATACCGAAGGGCAAAAGTACCATGGAGAAAGCCTGGCCTGGACACCATGCCCCGTCAGTCCTACTTTAGATGGGGACCACCAACTCGAATGCAGCAATCTGCTGGTTCCCATGGATCAGTTCAACGCAAGCAATAATGGCTTCAACAACGAGAAGCATTTCAACATCTCCCTCATTCGACTAAGAGGCAAAAATGCCACAGCCAACGGCAATATCAACATCCTTCTCAACCCCGGCGGGCCAGGAGGCAGCGGTATGAGTTTAATGTACCGTTGGGGTGTGGATATCAGCCAAGTCGTGGGCGAGAACTTCAACTTGCTTAGCTTTGATCCACGGGGTGTCAACGCATCTACGCCATATGTCAAGTGCTATCCGACCCCTAGCAACAAAACGCAGGCTTCACAGAACTCTTGGACTGGAACAGACCCCTACAACCTGACCGAGTCCAGTGGCAATTGGTGGGCTTCAAGTATCATCTACAGCCAGGCTTGCAAACAGACCATGGGCGAACACGGAGAGTACATTAACACACCTCAAACCGCAGCAGATATGAATAGCATTTTGGATGCTGTCGGTCAGGAGGATTTGTACTACTGGGGCTTCAGCTACGGCACCATACTGGGTCAAACCTACGCCACGATGTATCCAGAACGGGCAAGAAGGGTCATCATCGATGGCGTGGCCAATGAGTTTGACTGGTTTACAAACTGGTCCGACAGAGAATCCAATGACGACACGGATAAGGTGTTTGAAGGCTTCGTGGATGAGTGCATCAAGGCAGGCAATCAGACCTGTCCACTGGCTCAGCTGGcagaaacaaaagaagagCTAACCGAGAAGCTGATCTCTACTATTTGGGCCCTGAGGGAGGAGCCAGCCCCCGTCTACGTTAATAACACTGTTAGCGGTCTTGTCGGCTTCTCAGACGTGTGGAACAACGCCGTCTTCAACGCTTTGTACAACCCCTTGCGCTGGGCTCCCCTGGCCACGGCCCTGACTCCACTTGTACAAACTGGAAACGCGACTACCTTTTTCCTTCACTACATGTTGCCGTCAACCGCACAGTCATACAATGACTACGATGAAGGAGACGCCAATGACTATATCCGGTACAACGACGGTGTCTCCGGACCTGCACTGTCACCTGCGACTCCAGAGGAGCTGATTCCCGCCGTTCTCGAGGCGAGCAACAACACGATTTTCGGAAGTCAACAGTGGCCTGGCTACTTCAACAGACGGTCATGGGCAGTTCGCAAGACAACTGACTTTGTTCCTGAGCGAGGAGTCAGAACAGCTCATCCGTTGTTGATTCTGTCGACAACGTATGACCCTGTTTGTCCGCTTATTTCGGCGCGTTCGGCAAATGATGCTTTTGTTGGGTCAAGGCTGGTAGAGGTTCAGGGGTATGGTCATTGCTCATTGGCGGTTCCTTCTAATTGTGTCAATGACATTGTTAGACAGTActttgtggagggggttcTTCCGGAGAGTAATGTTGTTTGTGGACCAAAGCTGCCTTTGCCGTATTTCCCGGCAGAAAACTCCACCACTGGGGCGACATCTCCAGTACACACGACAGGGCAGGCTTCCTGA